Below is a window of Mycobacterium dioxanotrophicus DNA.
GGGCACCAAGGGCCTGTCGCTGTTCTTCGTACCGAAGTTCCTCTTCGACTTCGAGACCGGCGAGCTGGGCGAGCGCAACGGCGTCTACGTCACCAACGTCGAGCACAAGATGGGCCTGAAGGTTTCGGCCACCTGTGAGCTGACCTTCGGCCAGCACGACAAGCCTGCCAAGGGCTGGCTGGTCGGCGAGGTGCACAACGGCATCGCGCAGATGTTCGACGTCATCGAGCAGGCCCGCATGATGGTCGGTACCAAGGCCATCGCGACCCTCTCGACCGGTTACCTCAACGCCCTCGAATACGCCAAGGAGCGCGTGCAGGGTGCCGACCTGACCCAGATGATGGACAAGACCGCCCCGCGCGTCACCATCACCCATCACCCCGACGTCCGTCGCAGCCTGATGACCCAGAAGTCCTACGCCGAGGGCATGCGCGCGCTGTACCTGTACACCGCGACCTTCCAGGACAAGGACGTCGCCAAGGCGCTGCACGGCATCGACGGCGAACTGGCGCACAAGGTCAACGACCTGCTGCTGCCGGTGGTCAAGGGCTTCGGCTCCGAGCAGGCTTACGCCAAGCTGACCGAGAGCCTGCAGACCCTGGGCGGCTCCGGCTTCCTGCAGGACTACCCGATCGAGCAGTACATCCGCGACGCGAAGATCGACTCGCTCTACGAGGGCACCACCGCCATCCAGGCGCAGGACTTCTTCTTCCGCAAGATCGTCCGCGACAAGGGTCAGGCGCTGGCGTTCGTGGCCGGCGAGATCGAGCAGTTCATCAAGAACGAGTCGGGCAACGGCCGGCTGAAGACCGAGCGTGCGCTGCTGGCCACCGCGCTGGAGGACGTGCAAGGCATGGCCGCCAGCCTGACCGGCTACCTGATGGCCGCGCAGGAGGATGCCAAGAGCATCTACAAGGTCGGCCTCGGCTCGGTGCGCTTCCTGCTGTCGGTCGGCGACCTGCTCCTGGGCTGGCTGCTGCTGCGCCAGGCCGCAGTGGCCATCGAGAAGCTCGACGCGGGTGTCACCGGCGACGAAAAGACGTACCTTGACGGCAAGATCGCCGCGGCGTCGTTCTTCGCCAAGAACATGCTGCCGCTGCTCACCAGCACCCGCCAGGTTGTCGAGACGCTCGACAACGACGTGATGGAGCTGGACGAGGCGTCGTTCTAAACCGCTCAAACATGAAGTGGCCCTCGGGTTTATCCCGAGGGCCACTTTTGTTCGCGTCAGCGCCTCAGCGGTTTCGCACCCCAACCCCGAGCACGTCGCGTAGGTAGCTGATGCTCTCCTCGCACGCTCGAATCTCTTTCTTGCGGGCGATTTCGATCGGATCGCTCCCCTGCTCGAACTCGACCTCGAACGTGACTCGGCGCAGTCGAGTCGCGCGTTCTCGCAAGGTATTGAGCACCTTGACGCAGTCGATGTCTCCTTGGCCAATGGGCGCACCGATCCAGTGCGTGCCGTTGGGGTCGACGACGAGCTTGTTGTCGCAGAAATGCACACAGTTGGCATAGGGAGCCATCTTTTCGATGCAGCCTTCCGGACCTTCGAGGACCACGAACGAATTGATCGTGTCGACACACGTGCCGACTGCCGGGTGGTCCAGCTGCCGAACCAGCCAGACCACCTCGTCCGCGTAGGTGTCGCAATGGTTTTCGATTGCGATCTGCAGATCAAGCTCGTCGAGCAGGTCGAGGTTGGCCTTGAACTCCGCCAGTCGGTTTTCGAGCTGCCGCATGACGTCGGGGTGGAAACACGTCCCGTACAACGGCCGTGGACGGTCGATGTCCAGGCTGAACTTGACGAGATCGGCACCCATCGCCTTCGCGTTGCGAAGTGCGTCGACCACAGTGGAATTGACGCGCGGATCCGACGGTGCGTCGAACGACACGTTGTATTCGAGGTAAAGACCGTGCTCCTCGGCGGCGGCCTTCACCTGCGCGAGACGGGCCTCATCGAGCGACTCGAGGTCGACATTGGTGATGTGCAGGCCGTCGAGTTGCCATTCCACGGCCAGATCCATGAGCTGCAGCAGATCGATGGATCTCTCGAACGCATGCGCGTGGTCGAATCCCCAGCTCTCACCCAGCCCGCTGAGGTGCAGCGAGTAGGTGTGCATGCCGAGTTGGTAGCGCGGCGTGGTCTCGGTCATTACGCGGGTCCCTTTCCGCTCAGGCGGCACGTTTGACTGCGGACGCGGGCGTGTTGTTCACGGCGCAGGATTCTCCCAAGGTCATGCCGCGGGTCTCGGGCGCCCACATGATCGACACCCCGGCACCGATGAAGGTGACTACCGCACCGACGATCATCGTGGCTCCGGTACCGAGGTGCGCCAGCGACACCGGCACCAGGTAGGTGCCCACCGCCGCACCGATACGGCTCAACGATGAGGCCAGCCCGACGGCCGATCCGCGGATCTCGGTGGGGAACAATTCGTTTGGATAGATCCACTGCAGGATCTGGGTGCCGCCGATCGTCACGGCGTAGCCGGCGAAGAGCGCCAACACGATCCACGCCGACGCGTTCGGGAAGAGGCCCAACAAGAGCAACGCCAGGCCGGCCCACGCGAAGCTGTGGATGATCAGCGTCCGGCGTCCCATCCGGTTGACCAGGACCAGGCCGACGATGCAGCCGACCAGGAACATCAAGGTGATGAACGCCGAACCGTAGTTGGCCAGGGCGCCGGTGAGACCGAGGGCCCCAAGGATTTTCGGCCCGAAGGCGTAGACCGCGAACAGCGGCACGATCGAGCATGTCCAGAAGATCGTGATGAACACCATCCGCTTGCCGTAGCCACCTCGGATCAGCGCACCGATGCGAAGGTTTTCCGACACCTCCTCGGGCAGGTCCTCCACCGAGGCACCCGGTCCGAAGACCTTCACCAATACCGCATTCGCTTCCTCGACCCGGCCCTTCTTGAGCAGCCAGCGCGGGGACTCGGGAGTGCCCAGCCGTGCCAGGACGATGAGGATGGCCGGTACGGCGGGGCTGGCCAGCATCCAGCGCCAGCCACCGTCGAAGTGGACCAGGATCTCACCGACGATGTACGCCGCGACGGCGCCGACGAACCACATGGCGACGAATGCGCCGAGCAGGGGGCCGCGCCATTTGCGTGGCGAGAACTCGGCCAGCAGCGATGTGGCGATCGGATAATCCGCGCCGACGGCCATGCCGATCAGCAGCCGCAGCACGACCAGCCACAGCACGTCTCCGACAAAGAACTGCGCGATGGAGCAGGCGATGATCAGCGCCAGATCGATGGTGAACAGCACCTGGCGGCCGAACTTGTCGGTGAGCCAGCCACCCACGAAGGCACCCAGGAAGATGCCGATCAGTGCCGATGCCCCGACCAGGCCCTCCTGGGCTGTGGACATGTTGAATGCGGGGCTGATCTGGACCAGCGCGACACCGATGATGGACAGCACATAGCCGTCGAGGAACGGTCCGCCCGAGGCGTAGAGCGCGAGCCGCTTGTGAAACGCCGACAACGGGGCGTCATCGAGTGGGTGACCGGTGGTCATGACCGGGCCTCCTTGGTGGTTGCCTGCGAGCAGAGGATGGCGGTGCGCGCGAGAGCCGGCGTCAAAGCCGGCGGGCGGTTTGCAGTGGTCATGTGATTCCTTCGCGGTGATGGAGACCATCGGCCTAGGGAGGATGTGATGTCTGCCACTCTAAATGTGATCACAGATCACCGTCAAGATTAGATCTGTGATCACTTGAGAATTTTTCAGCGATCGCCCGTTAGAAGCGCACGCACAGAGACGAGTCCGGCGCCACGGGCGTCATGCAACAAGAAGACAACCCGGGAACGGCGGCGATCCACCGGTGCGGCCTTGCCTGGGCGCCGGCGGTGGCACAACTACATTGCCGATGAAATGGCCTGGCCATCAATGCCTTTGGGCCAGGACCGGGGCTTACATGGGCGCAGCCGTCTCCGATTGCCCTTGTGCGGCCAGCAGCGCGTGGATGCGGTCGGTGGCGTTGAGGAGTGATTCGGAGTTCACCGCGGCCGCCTCCGGTCCATCGTTGGCAGCGGCGGCGTCGATCAACTTTTGCTGATAGGTCCACAGGCTTTCGTCGCTCGAGGATCCCAGTGTTCCCTGCGCACCGACCAGCTTGTACGACCGGCACTGGTGCCACAGCGTGCGGATCACCTGGACGATCACCGGATTACCCGAGGCTTCGTAGAGGATGGCCAGCAATGCCTCGTCCCGGTCCAGGTAGGCAGGTACGTCTTCTTCGACGATCGCTTGGCGCATCTGGTCGTACTCGGCCTGCATCTTGTCGCAGTCCGCGGCGGTGATCCGCTCCGCGCCGAGGCGGGCGGCCTCGACCTCGAGGAGGCGGCGCACGTCGTACACGTGCACCAACTCCTCGAGGGTGAGGCCCTTGACGACTGCGCCCCGGTGCGGTTGTCGTTCGGCCAGGCCGGCCTCCTCAAGGCGGCGGATCGCCTCGCGGACCGGCATGACGCTGGTGCCGACCATCGCGGCCATGTCGCGGACCCGCAGCCTTGACCCCACAGGAAGCTCGCCGCTGAGGATCGCGTCGCGGATCACGCCGTAGACCTGGTCTGTCACCAATGTTGTCTGGACCGATGTGACCACAGATCACATGTTACTGCGGGTCAGGTCAGTGACCGCTCGCGTTGCAGCAAGTCAAGCGCTGCTTCCACCCGGGCGAGGTCGGCCGGTGACAGGTCGGCCGTCGGCCGGCGCGGACGGCCCACAGCCTCGCCGAGGTAGCGCTGCGCCGCCTTGACCGCGGGGATGAACGGAACGGAGATCATCGCATCGATCACCGGGTAGACCCGCTTCCATTCAACCAGGGCCGCGGCGTAGTCCCCGTCGACGATCGAGCGGTATACCGCCACGATTTCACGCGGCACGACGTTCGCGGTGCCGGCCATGACACCCGCGGCACCTTCGGCCAGGGCACTGAAAATGTAGCTGTCCCAACCGATGAAGGTGTCGATGTGGTCACGGTGATGGTGGATGAGTTGCAGCGCCTGTTCCCAGTTGGCGCTGGAATCCTTGACGTAGCGGATGTTGTCGACCTCGCGGGCAAGGGACCCGATCGTGTCGGCGTCGAGGTTGGTTCCGGTCGCCACAGGAATGTTGTAGAGCATCACCGGCAACTGGACCGCTGCGGCGACATCCTTGATGTAGGCGGTGGTCTCGTCCACCGTCAGCGGCTCGTAGTAGGGCGTGACGAGCATCAGCACGTCGGCCCCGGCCGTCTCGGCGGCCCGCGACAGGCGGATGGCTTCCGCCGTCGTGGTCGCACCGGTCTGCGCGATCACCGGGACGCGACCGGACACATGTTCGACGACCGTCTCCACCAGGTCGCGGCGCTCGTCGTGGCTCAGAGCGGCGAATTCACCGGTGGACCCGCCGACCACAACCCCGTGGACGCCGCCGTCGATGGTGCGATCCACGATGCGCTTGAGAGCAAGGGTGTCGATCTGCTCGTCTGCGGTGAACGGCGTGGACAGTGCGGTGAGGACACCGCGCAATTCTGTTGTCATGTTGGGTCTTTCTCTCGTTCAGCTGGCGGCCGGGGTGGACGTGGTGGAGGGCACGCTGGTGAGCGTGCGGGTCTGGTATTCGCGGGACAGTCGGCTGGCGGCTTCCTGGGCCGCGGTGAATCCGGAACTGATCGCGGTCTCGGTGTAGAGCGTGCCGAGGTAATCACCGGCGAGGAACACCCGCTCCGAGGGCCGGGTCAGGACAGGCTGCAGCTTGCCGCGTCCGGGGAAGCAGTAGGGAGCACCGGTGTGCCAACGCTGGACGTGGGCCTCTTCGACGATTCCGCCGAAGCCGGGCAGGATCTGGTCGAGATCGTCGACATAGGTCTTGATGATCTCGTCGTCGCTGCGGTCGAGGAGCTTGCGGGCCAGGCTGGCCGGCGAGAACGTCATGAGGCTGCCGCCGGGCTGTCGGTGCCGTTCCATGCCGCGCACGATGTTGCCCATGTTCAGCGCGACGTTGAAAGAGCGCTTGGGCGTGGCGATTCCGTACGCTCCGTCCCACTTCTGCGGGGTGGTCTCGTTGGTCAGGAACGCGGCGCTGACGTAGGGCCCGTAGACGATCGCCGAGAGCGCTTCCCGCAGATCGGCGGGCAGGTCGACCGCGACCCGGTGGCTGACCGTGGCCGGCGTCGCCAGGACGACGTAACGGGCTTCCACCTCTTTGTCCACACCGTCTTGGGTGTAGCGCACGACGACCGAATTCTTTTTGTGGACAACCTCGTTCACGGCTGCACCGAGCTGGATGCGGTCGCGCACCGACGCCGCGATGTTCTCGGTCAAGGTGGACGGACCACCCAAGATGCTGCGATCCAGCCCCTGCCCGATGTTCCAGACCAGGCTGAAATATCCGATGCCTGCGCCTGCCGCCAGTTCGTCGGGGTCCGCCGCCGAACGCGTGATGGTCGGGCGGAAAAGCGCTTCGGCGTCCTCGGGAAGATCCCCGATGTAATCGGCGAAGGTGCGGTTGTTCTCGAACTCGTAGATGCGCTGCTGACGCACCTCGCTCGATTCCCCGGCACGCATCCGCACGGCGCGGGCGTAGCGCAAGACGTCGAGACCGACTTTGGCGCCGGCGCGGATCAGGGCGACACGGGAAGCCATCGGCATCGGAACCCGCAGGGGATAGCTCTGAACGGGCCCGTCCAGCAACAGCTTTCCGTTCATCGCCAAGCCGGTCAGCGAACCCGGTACCTTCACCGAGCCGGTGCCGGTCTCGGCCAGCAGGGCATCGGTGGCGGTGTTGGCGCCGGCGAAGACGTGCCCGCCCCAGTTCAGGAAATACCGTCCGCGCTTCTCCGACCGGATGCGGCCACCTACCCGGGTGCCGGATTCCAACACGAGCGTGTCCCAGTGCCGCAGCCGCCATGCCGCCGACAGCCCGGACAGGCCGCCTCCGACAATCACGACGTCCTTCATCGTTTGGTCCTCTCGTTCAGGCTCCCGGCGCCCTGCCGCGGTGAGCGTTGAAGTCTTCAGCTGTGAAGCCCCAGGTCTGGAACGGAGTCACTCAGCCGGTCAGTGCTGGCGCGGGCCGCTTCGGGAATCTGAGATCTGGGTCTCATCCGAGAGTAGGTTGTGATCACAGATCACACAAGTCGCGATTTTGGGGTACCCGCAGCCCGGCAGGGACCGGACACACTGTCGAAGCGGGTGTGATGTCCTCGGCCATCCTCGGCGGCACGGCATGGCCGCCACCCGGCAAACTGGTGCAGTGACCGAAGCCCGTGGCATCCTGCTGGTCGTCGCCCTGATGGCGACGACGGCACTGACCCTCGCTCTGGGGATCACCGATCCCGCCGCCCCGCTGACCTACCCGACGAAGTTCCTGGTGTGGAACCTGGTGCTGGCATGGATCCCGATGATCTTCGCGGTGGCCTTCGACCTCGTCGAGCGTCGCCTGTGGCTACTACCGCTCGGCCTCGGCTGGTTGGCATTCCTGCCCAATGCGCCCTACCTTGTCACCGATCTGGTGCACCTCGGTGAGGGCTACGAGTTGTGGCGGCACGTACTGCAGTACGGCTTCGCCGCATGGACCGGCATTCTGCTCGGAGTCGTGTCACTACTGTTGGTGCACAAGCGAATCGAGCGCGACTTCGGCGGCGTCTGGGGTTGGTTGGTTGCGGTCCTGTCGGTGGGTCTGTGCGCAGTGGGCGTGGTGATCGGCCGGTTTCAACGGTGGAACTCCTGGGATCTGGTGACCCGTCCCGACGCGGTCGTGGCGGCGACGTTCGAGTGGGTGCGCTCACCGTTGTCCTACGTCCAGTCGACTGGGGTGGCGATGGCCGTGGCAGCGTTCTTCGGCTTGGCGTACCTGACCATCTGGGCACTGAACGGTTTGTATTCGCGCAGTTAGCCTCACACCGGCGATTCGTGGGTCAACGCGTGATAGCCCTTGGCGCCGGCCCGGTCCACGGCAGCCCGCACCAAGCCGAAGACCAAGCCCTGGATGGCCGCTGCCGTCAACGCCTTGGAGGCCGACCGATCGAGATCCTTGGGATCGGGCGGTTCTCGATTGGGCTCGTCGATACGCTTCCACACCTGGCTGAACAACGCGCTCGCCAGCAGGCCGCCCGCCACACTCGTCGCGATCGACAGCGGCAGGTACAACACTTTCGACGTACGGCTCACGGGTCCTCCTCCGTTCGGGGTGACCCGGTGGATACCCAGAACGGACGCAAACACACGTTTCGGGCGGCGCGCTGTCGGGCACTGCTGTGGAGTAGCAGAACGCCTGCAGAAGGGTCCAACGAATGACCACCCAACAGAAACCCATCAGCGAAGCGTCCATACCTCAGCTCGTCGGCCAGTTACAGGAGCAGACGACACGGCTTGTGCGTGACGAAATCCGGCTGGCCCAGCGAGAGTTCCAGGAGTCCGCCCGGCACGCCGGAATCGGTGCGGGGCTGATCAGCGTCGCGGGATTGCTCGCGGTGCTCGGCCTCATGACCGTAATTGCCGCCGCGGTCGCAGCGATCGCGCTGGTGCTGCCCGTGTGGGCCGCCGCGATCATCGTCGCCGCGGTGCTGTTCATCGGCGCCGGAGTCGCGACATTGATCAGCCGCAGACAGGCCCAACAGGTGCCGCCACCAGCAGTCGCGTCAGCCGAGAGCATCAAGCACGACTTCGACGACATCAAGGAGGCTCGGCATGGCCGCCGCTGATCGACTGCCCCAGGAACCGGGTCCAGACGCCGGAATCGATGAACTGCAATCCGACATTGCCAAAACGCGCAGTGAGCTCAGCGAGACCGTGGCGGCCATGTCCGACAAGTTGGACGTCAAGGGCCGCGCCCAGGACAAGGCGGCCGAGACCAAGGAAGCCGTCGTCGAACGTGCACACGCGGCGACCGACGCCGCCAAATCCGCGCCGGCGGTGCCGGCGGCTGCAGTGGTCGCGGTGCTTGCGGCGATCGGGTTCGTATGGTGGTGGCGTCGTCGAGACCGCTGACGGGTCAGAAGACCGTGTACACCTTCAGAACCGTCTCGTGGATGTCCCACGTACCGGTCCAGCCCTTGGGGAACACTGCGTTGTCGCCGGCTTTCACCTCGTAGGGTGCGCCACCTTCTTCGGTGACGGTCATCCGGCCGGCCAGCACGGTGATGGTCTCGTTGGTCTCGAACACCCACCGCGACGGGCCAGGCGCACACTGCCAGATGCCCACTTCGTGAATGCCCTCACCGGTCCACAGTTTCTTTCCCGCGGTGGCCATGGGCGCGGCGGTGGCCTCGGGCAGCGGCCCCCAGTCCTCGAGCTCCACCGAATTGATGTCGCTGACGATCACGGCAGTCTCGGTTGACGTGTTTGACGTTGTCATTCATTACCTTTCTGGTTGGGTGAATTCGCTACGGGCACAGCCGTAATGGCAGTGAGTAGTAGTGCCGTGAGGCGTCGGTGTTCTTGATGACCGGCTCTCCGGCGAGCTCGATGCGTGAATAACGCGCGGCGATCCGTTCCCACACCACCCGCACCTCGGCCTCGGCCAGCAGGCGTCCCTGGCAACTGTGGCTGCCGAAGCTGAACGTCAGGTTGCGCGACTGCTCCGGGGGCCGCCTGAAGTCGAACTCGTGTGGATTGTCGAACACGTCCGGATCCCGGTTGGCTGCGCCCATCACCAGGCGCAGGACGCTGCCGGCAGGAATGTGGACGCCTCGGATGACGAGGTCCTCTGTTGTCGTGCGGGTGATCACCGGTTCGGGCGCATCGAAGCGGACCAACTCGGTGACGATGGCCTGCCGCACATCGGGTTCGGCTCGGAACGCGTCGAAGATGTCCGGTCTGCGGGTGAAGAGCTGCAGCCCTGACGAGATCAGGTAGCTGGCGTCCATATGGCCGACGAAGTAGAAGAACAGCGTCGTCGCGAAGACTTCGGCCTCGGACATCTCACCGCTGTCCTGCAGGGCCAGCAGATGGTTCAGCAGCCCGTCGCCTGGATTCGCCCGGCCGTGCTCGATGAGAAATGCGGTGCGGGCGCGCATGTATTCGTGTGCCTCTTCGCAGGCTTCGAAGTCGCCGGCATCCGGTACGGCGCTGAGCACCGGCATGGCCTTACGCATCTCCCGCCGCACCGACTCGATGTCGTCCTCGGGAACCTGCAAGAGCCGGCACACAGTGACATGGGTGGCCTCGACCCCGAGATCTGATCCGTCGACCAGCCCGTCGTCACCAACACGATCGAGGATCTCGTCGGTGACTTCGGCCGTGATCTTGACCCAGTCCTGAATCCGCTTGGGGGTCAACCACTTACTGGTCATACGCCGGAGCCGGGTGTGGTCTGGTTCGTCGTGGCCCAGGGACATGTCCTTGAGAACTCGCCAAGCGCCTGCCTTCTCCCATTCGGGGGCGATGACCACCGATGGCAGCCGGCCGTAGTGCATGAGGTCGTCGAACTTCGTGAGGACGAACGTTCCGTCCTCATCTCTTGAGACCGGCGCCTCGGCTTGCGCGCGGGCATAGAACGGGTAGGGGTCGACACGTAGCTGCGGGTCCTTCCATGGCAGGAAGTCGCGAGTAGCTGGGCATTCGGCCTGGACTGTCGTCACGGCACTTTCCTCTCAATCCTATTGAATCTGTTGTGGCGCCGCCTGATCGGACATCACATACGGGTTGGAATGACGGCGTCGGGTGTCTCGGCTTCTCCGGTGTCGGCCCGGCCGAGCCCGGCGAAGATGCGAGGCTTGGCGGAACGGAAGTAGAGGGCCAAGCCGGCTCCGATCACCAGCGAGGCGGCCAGCACGATGAGCAGTCCGAGGTTCTGGCCGGGTTCTCCGCCGACGACGAGGTCGAAGTGCAGCACGCTGAGGACCACGGTGCCACCGAGCGTGATGGTGGCCAGGCCGGGTGCGACGTAGCACTTGAAGACGTTGGCGTCGGCGGGGATCCCCTTGCGGCTGAACCACACGATGACTGCGAAGCTGACCAATGCCATCAGGGTCAGGATGCCGACGGTGGCGAGGCCGAACAGTTGCGCATCGAGTCCTTCACCCTCGGGGTGGGTGATGCCGAGGATGATCAACAGTGCGGCGACCACGATTGCCACGGCGACCGAGGCACGGGCTGGCGAGTGGTGTCGCAGGTGGACGTGAGCGAAGAAGGCGGGCAGCGCCTTGTCGCGGCCGAGGTTGTAGAAGTAGCGGGATGCCACATTGTGCACGGAGATGGCTGCCGCCAACTCGGAGGTGATGATCATCATGAAGGTCAGCTGCGTGAAGAACCCGGCCGCGAGATGACCGATGGCGCTGGGGAACATCATCTTCGGGTCTTCGGTGGCGGCCTGGACTGCGTTGGATCCGTAGGCGGTGGTGAGCAGGTAGCAGGACACGGTGTAGAGGACACCGACGAAGGCGACCGCGCCATAGGTGGCACGCGGAATGGTCGTATCCGGGTCTCGGACTTCGTCGCGGAATACTGCGGTGGCCTCAAAGCCGAGGAAGATCATGATGGCGAAGAGCAGTCCGATGCCGACGTCGCCCTGCGACAGGGAGGCGGGGTTGAGCGGCGCAAGGGCAAATCCCTGCGGCCCGCCGCCATGCACCAGTACGGCGACGTTGAAGATCACGACGATGGTGACCTCCAAAACCATGGCGACGCTGAGGATTTTGGCCGACAACTCGATATGGAAGTAACAGAGGATGCTGACGATGGTCCAGGCGATGATCGTCCACAGCCACCACGGCGTCTGGGGTCCGCCCATGCTGCTGATCAGTTCAGTCAGAGTCATGCCGATGAAGGGGAAACAGCCGCCGAGCATGAGAACGTAGGACACGATCGCCAAGAAGGCCGAGCCGAGGCCGGT
It encodes the following:
- a CDS encoding APC family permease, whose product is MSSDAAAASPRITTVQPDSGAELSGRMGATSLMLTVLAFSAPIAAVAGFIPFCIQFGGPGASFIFAVATVSLLLFAVGYVTMTRHLPRPGSFYAFITAGLGKVTGLGSAFLAIVSYVLMLGGCFPFIGMTLTELISSMGGPQTPWWLWTIIAWTIVSILCYFHIELSAKILSVAMVLEVTIVVIFNVAVLVHGGGPQGFALAPLNPASLSQGDVGIGLLFAIMIFLGFEATAVFRDEVRDPDTTIPRATYGAVAFVGVLYTVSCYLLTTAYGSNAVQAATEDPKMMFPSAIGHLAAGFFTQLTFMMIITSELAAAISVHNVASRYFYNLGRDKALPAFFAHVHLRHHSPARASVAVAIVVAALLIILGITHPEGEGLDAQLFGLATVGILTLMALVSFAVIVWFSRKGIPADANVFKCYVAPGLATITLGGTVVLSVLHFDLVVGGEPGQNLGLLIVLAASLVIGAGLALYFRSAKPRIFAGLGRADTGEAETPDAVIPTRM